A genomic region of Deltaproteobacteria bacterium contains the following coding sequences:
- a CDS encoding YbbR-like domain-containing protein produces the protein MKRLWEKIVALAGSNFGLKVLALVIALGLWTAGHRDIERAIEVAVEFRNLPSDLMVVDNRVDYVVLRLNGPRTLVSTLDPDDMKLSLDLQGAKSGPASYPLSGGLFNLPRGITVARITPPVVHVRFDPVLRRAVPVTIKLSGKPSSGYRIVHSVAEPQTVSVSGPAEEVQRLASVDTLPIDVFESRGVIKRKVRLSNDGKPLTFLPDQVDVVVTIEEEEVSRDFSAVAVRAKDFAGAYTVLPSTVSLKISGAKSLLDKLELSGNEVFLSLKGLGLGDHNLPLMTDLPAGVRVVEQKPQRVRVRITRLAN, from the coding sequence ATGAAACGGCTGTGGGAAAAAATCGTCGCCCTGGCCGGAAGCAATTTCGGTTTGAAAGTCTTGGCGCTGGTGATCGCTCTCGGCCTGTGGACCGCCGGCCATCGAGATATCGAGCGGGCCATCGAAGTGGCGGTGGAGTTTCGCAATCTTCCATCCGACTTGATGGTGGTGGACAATCGCGTCGATTACGTAGTCTTGCGCTTGAACGGACCGCGCACCTTGGTTTCGACCCTCGATCCCGACGACATGAAACTCTCCCTCGATCTCCAGGGCGCCAAGTCCGGTCCGGCGAGTTATCCGTTGAGCGGCGGACTGTTCAATCTGCCACGCGGTATTACCGTGGCGCGGATCACGCCGCCGGTGGTGCATGTGCGTTTTGACCCGGTGTTGCGGCGGGCGGTGCCGGTGACCATCAAACTTTCCGGTAAACCCAGCAGCGGTTACCGCATCGTCCACTCGGTCGCCGAGCCGCAAACCGTTTCGGTGTCGGGACCGGCGGAAGAGGTGCAGCGGCTGGCGTCCGTCGATACCCTGCCCATCGACGTTTTCGAAAGCCGCGGCGTCATCAAGCGTAAGGTGCGCCTGTCCAACGACGGCAAGCCGTTGACGTTTCTCCCCGACCAGGTGGACGTAGTGGTGACCATCGAGGAGGAAGAGGTCAGCCGGGACTTTAGCGCCGTCGCCGTGCGGGCGAAGGATTTCGCCGGCGCCTATACAGTTTTACCGTCGACGGTTTCATTAAAAATTTCTGGTGCCAAATCGCTGCTCGATAAGCTAGAATTGAGCGGTAACGAGGTGTTTTTGAGTCTCAAGGGGTTGGGCCTTGGCGATCATAACCTGCCTTTGATGACTGACCTGCCTGCCGGTGTACGTGTCGTCGAACAAAAGCCCCAGCGCGTCCGCGTGCGCATCACCCGGCTGGCGAACTGA
- a CDS encoding pyridoxine 5'-phosphate synthase → MIRLGVNVDHVATVRQARGGALPDPVEAALLAEKAGANSITVHLREDRRHIQERDVILLRQKARSKVNLEMAVTPAMVAFAAKLGPDDACFVPEKRQELTTEGGLNVVAQRRKIKSAVALLQDLGINVALFIDPVKAQIEAAKDVGAHAIEIHTGAYCNTVGAKRAKELRAIVAAAKFAKLLGIEVHGGHGLNVDNVLPIAKIPEMVELNIGHSIIARAVIVGIRQAVREMKELLAKAKE, encoded by the coding sequence ATGATCCGCCTAGGCGTCAATGTCGATCACGTTGCCACGGTGCGCCAGGCGCGCGGCGGCGCACTTCCCGATCCCGTCGAGGCGGCTTTGCTCGCCGAGAAGGCGGGCGCCAACAGCATTACCGTGCACCTGCGCGAAGACCGCCGCCATATTCAAGAACGGGACGTCATTCTGCTGCGCCAGAAAGCTCGCAGCAAAGTCAATTTAGAAATGGCGGTGACGCCGGCGATGGTGGCTTTCGCCGCCAAGCTCGGTCCCGACGACGCCTGCTTCGTGCCGGAAAAACGCCAGGAGCTTACTACTGAGGGCGGCCTCAATGTCGTGGCCCAGCGGCGCAAAATTAAAAGCGCGGTGGCGTTGCTTCAGGATTTGGGCATCAACGTTGCCTTGTTCATCGATCCGGTGAAAGCGCAGATCGAAGCGGCCAAAGATGTTGGCGCCCATGCCATCGAGATTCACACCGGCGCGTATTGCAACACCGTCGGCGCCAAACGCGCCAAGGAGTTGCGCGCCATAGTCGCCGCGGCGAAGTTTGCCAAGCTTTTAGGAATCGAAGTGCACGGCGGCCACGGACTCAATGTCGACAACGTATTGCCGATCGCGAAAATTCCCGAGATGGTCGAGTTGAACATCGGCCACAGCATCATCGCCCGCGCGGTGATCGTCGGCATTCGACAAGCCGTCCGTGAAATGAAAGAACTACTCGCTAAAGCGAAAGAATAA
- a CDS encoding phosphoglucosamine mutase produces the protein MKKKPAKRRLFGTDGVRGVANQEPMTSEMALKLGRAIAKVLYESQPSESSGRMAPASFARQNGANDKHRFKILIGKDTRLSGYMLETALASGIVSMGADVLLVGPMPTPGVAFLTRSMRADAGVVISASHNPYQDNGIKFFSWDGFKLPDEVEARMEEIIFSGEIETSRPTAGAIGKAFRISDAVGRYNVFLKNSFPRNLTLEGLKIVVDCGHGAAYKVVPEVLSELGAQILPIGVLPDGENINRRCGALYPETAREVLLHEKADFAVALDGDADRAVFIDETGEILDGDHILAICALDMQEKGILKGNGVVATVMSNLGLDIAMKKAGLEVVRAQVGDRYVVEKMVAGNYNLGGEQSGHILFLDHNSTGDGAITCLQMLALMVEKRKRLSELHSVMKRLPQVLVNVNVKERKDFSHMPKVTEKIAEIERALAGRGRVLVRYSGTELLARVMIEGEDQKKIRAMADDIASEIRAEVGK, from the coding sequence ATGAAAAAGAAACCGGCGAAGCGCCGACTGTTTGGCACCGACGGAGTGCGCGGGGTCGCCAATCAAGAACCGATGACTTCCGAGATGGCGCTCAAGCTCGGCCGCGCCATCGCCAAGGTGTTGTACGAATCGCAACCGTCGGAGTCCTCCGGTCGCATGGCGCCGGCTTCCTTCGCGCGCCAGAACGGCGCCAACGATAAGCATCGATTCAAAATTCTCATTGGCAAAGACACCCGGCTTTCCGGTTACATGCTCGAAACCGCGTTGGCGTCGGGGATCGTCTCCATGGGCGCGGACGTGTTACTCGTCGGCCCCATGCCGACGCCGGGCGTGGCGTTCTTGACCCGCAGCATGCGCGCCGACGCCGGCGTGGTGATCTCGGCGTCGCACAACCCCTATCAAGACAACGGCATCAAGTTTTTTTCCTGGGACGGCTTCAAGCTGCCCGACGAAGTCGAAGCGCGCATGGAGGAAATTATTTTCAGCGGCGAGATCGAAACTTCCCGGCCGACCGCTGGCGCGATTGGCAAAGCGTTTCGAATTTCCGACGCGGTGGGGCGCTACAATGTGTTTCTTAAAAATAGTTTTCCGCGCAACTTGACCTTGGAAGGGTTGAAGATCGTCGTCGACTGCGGCCATGGCGCGGCCTACAAAGTCGTGCCGGAAGTTTTATCCGAACTGGGCGCGCAAATTCTGCCCATCGGTGTGCTGCCCGACGGCGAGAATATCAACCGGCGTTGCGGCGCGCTCTATCCGGAAACCGCGCGGGAAGTGCTGTTGCATGAGAAAGCCGACTTTGCCGTGGCGCTCGACGGCGACGCCGACCGCGCCGTGTTCATCGATGAGACCGGCGAGATTCTCGATGGCGATCATATCTTGGCGATCTGCGCCCTGGACATGCAGGAAAAGGGAATTCTTAAAGGCAACGGCGTGGTCGCCACGGTGATGAGCAATTTAGGACTCGATATCGCCATGAAAAAAGCCGGGCTCGAAGTCGTGCGCGCCCAGGTCGGCGACCGCTACGTGGTCGAAAAAATGGTCGCGGGAAATTACAACCTCGGCGGTGAACAGTCCGGCCATATCCTTTTCCTCGATCACAACAGCACCGGTGACGGCGCGATTACCTGTTTGCAGATGCTCGCGTTGATGGTCGAGAAGCGCAAGCGTTTATCCGAATTGCACAGCGTCATGAAGCGCTTGCCGCAAGTGTTGGTCAACGTCAATGTTAAAGAGCGCAAGGATTTTTCGCACATGCCCAAGGTGACCGAGAAGATTGCCGAGATCGAACGCGCGCTCGCCGGCCGCGGCCGAGTGTTGGTGCGCTACTCCGGCACTGAACTGTTAGCGCGCGTCATGATCGAAGGGGAAGATCAAAAAAAGATTCGCGCCATGGCGGATGATATCGCCAGTGAAATCCGCGCCGAGGTCGGCAAGTAG
- a CDS encoding TIGR00159 family protein: MFDMIPQIRWQDVLDIGIIAFLVYRALHIVRGSRAMQMIIGLAVILVAYVSSRALGLFTLNWILDNFLASIILVIIVIFQSDIRRALTQVGSAPMFVSAEREVQRREEIIDEVAQAALAMASKHVGALVVFEREVGLNEYMEIGTRLDARVSRELLESVFLPHSPIHDGALVIQKGRVTAVRCLLPLSTNPHLKKTWGTRHRAALGVTEETDAVALVVSEQEGTATLVVAGNVTENVDGVRLRAALQELLKP, translated from the coding sequence ATGTTCGACATGATCCCGCAAATTCGCTGGCAAGATGTCTTGGACATCGGCATCATCGCGTTCCTGGTTTATCGGGCGCTGCACATCGTGCGCGGTAGCCGGGCGATGCAGATGATCATCGGCCTGGCGGTGATTTTGGTCGCTTATGTTTCGTCCCGCGCCCTCGGATTGTTCACGCTCAACTGGATTCTCGACAATTTTCTCGCCTCGATCATTCTCGTCATCATTGTGATTTTTCAAAGCGATATTCGCCGGGCGCTGACTCAAGTGGGCAGCGCGCCGATGTTCGTCTCGGCGGAGCGCGAGGTGCAGCGGCGCGAGGAAATCATCGATGAAGTGGCCCAAGCGGCGCTGGCGATGGCGTCCAAGCATGTCGGCGCCCTAGTCGTGTTCGAACGCGAAGTCGGTCTCAACGAGTATATGGAAATCGGCACCCGGCTCGACGCCAGGGTGAGCCGGGAACTATTGGAAAGCGTTTTTCTGCCCCATTCGCCGATCCACGACGGCGCGCTGGTGATTCAAAAAGGGCGGGTGACGGCGGTGCGCTGCTTGTTGCCGCTCAGCACCAATCCGCATTTGAAAAAAACCTGGGGCACGCGCCATCGTGCCGCACTCGGCGTGACCGAAGAGACCGATGCCGTGGCGCTGGTGGTTTCCGAACAGGAAGGCACGGCGACTTTGGTGGTCGCTGGCAACGTTACGGAAAATGTCGATGGTGTGCGCTTGCGCGCGGCGCTACAGGAACTGCTTAAACCATGA